The window TCCAAATCCAGAGGATATTGATCGCATCATTTTAGCAGAAATACCAAACAAACACAGCCATCCCGAATTATTTGAAATAGTCTCCAGCCATATGATTCATGGACCATGTGGGTTTGCAAATAAAAGATCACTGTGTATGGTCAATGGGAAGTGTATTAGATATTTCCCTAAAAAATTCCATGGATCAACAATTGTTGACCAAGATGGATTTCCaatttataggagaagaaatgaTGGGCGTACAGTGCTAAAAATGGTATTGAACTTGATAATCGATTTGTTGTGCCATATAATCCACAATTGTTATTGAAATATGAAAcacacttgatggaagcttgcttgtggggcttctatggaggctggatctttgagcttcaatgaggtcctttaatggtgattttccaccatggagatgcagcggaagacaaaggagaagaggagagaggaggcgccatccactagggaataagccttggaagaaggagcttcaccaccaagatgagccttggataagaagcttggagaggatgcttcaatggaggaaaagaaagagggagagaaagagagaggggggagcacgaaattgaaggaagaaaaagggagagaagttgaactttgtgttgtgtctcacaagactctcattcatcaaagttaccacaagtgttacacatgcttctatttatagactaggtagcttccttgagaagctttcttgagaaaacttccttgagaagcttctttgagaaaacttccttgagaagctagagcttagctacacacacccctctcataactaagctcacctccttgagaagcttctttaagaagattcctaaagaagctagagcttagctacacatacctctctaatagctaagctcacctccttgagatgagaagctagagcttagctacacaccccctataatagctaagctcacccccatgacaaaaaaacatgaaaatacaaaaaaaaagtccttactacaaagactactcaaaatgccccgaaatacaaggctaaaaccctatactactagaatgaccaaaatacaaggcccaaacgaagaaaaaacctattctaatatttacaaagataagcgggtcatgcttagcccatgggctcgaaatctaccctaaggctcatgagaaccttagggccttcccttggatctctagcccaatctacttggagtcttctacccaatgcccttgcgggataggattgcatcaacacTTAAATGTGGAATGGTGCAATCAAAGTACATCAATCAAATACTTGTTCAAATACATCAACAAAGGTTCTGACCGTATTACAGCCATTCTTCTTAATGATCTAACCTCGAATGGTGCACACTCTCAGGTTCAAGATGAAATTAAACAATATCTTGATTGCAGGTATGCTTTTATTCTCACCTCATAAAAACAACAACATAATTGCACATAACtttatttgttataatatatttagCTCAAACTGGGCTTCATCGGACTGTGTCTTCAACAATATGCACCATTCTGCTTGATTCACTAGGTTTGTGTCTCCCCTAGAAGCATGTTGGAAAATTTTCGCATTCCCAATGCACGGACGTTCCCCAACAGTGGAGCGGCTATATTTCCACCTTGAAAATCAACAACCAGTTTACTGGACAGATAACCAACAAATTGGTGAAGTTCTATCACAAAACACAATCAAAGAATCCATGTTCACAGCTTGGATGCAttctaacaaaacaaaatatgcCCTTATGGGCGGGATCTTACTTAGCATCAATATGTCTCAAGATTTGTTTATGTTACCCGCAAAAGATGCTAGCAACCAAGAAAACAAGGAAATACAATAGGCAAACTTATATGGGTCCCACCTTCAACTGGCGAATTGTTTTACCTCAGAATGATGCTTTCTTATACCAAAGGTGCATAGTCTTACAAAGACATTAGAACAATCAATGATATGGTGTATGGTACATTTAGAGAAGCATGTTTTGCAAAAGGCTTTCTAGGTAGTGATCAAGAACTTATTGGTGCTTTACAAAAAGCTAATAGTTGGGGCACTGCATACTGCCTCAAAATTATTTGTCAAGCTTTTATTTATGAACACCATGGACAGACCAGAATATGTTTGGCAATAAACATGACAATGGATGGTAGATGATATCAGATTCAATCATAGAAAACAAggtaattttatatatactaaATAAGAACTTATTACCCGTAATCATAATGTTTATTACTATACTAATCACAGGTATCCAACttattgaaaaagaaacaatCCATTAATGCTTGACTGAAATTGAAAATATGCTACAAGCCAACAGAAAAAGCCTATGAGATTTTCCTTCCATGACATACACATACCCAATAGGATATGCACCCAACGAACACCATAATAAACTCATCCGCGATGAAATGGCATATGACAAACAAATATTGGCAGCAGAATTCAACAGATCTTACCATTTGTTGACAGGTATATAAAAATTTGTACACTTTTTATTTAGACCCTCCTCAATCAGAACAGTGCATATTACTAATTCTTAATATGTCAATATATAAATACAGACGAGCAAAAATCTATTGTCGATACCATTATCCATGTCGTTGACACTCAATCAGCATGAGTTTACTTCCTCTATGGATATGGTGGAACTGGCAAAACATTTGTTTGGACAACATTATCATCTGCTATACGCTCTAATGGTGGTATTGTTTGTACAATTACTTCAAGTGGAATTTCTTCATTACTATTGCCTGGTGGTAGAACAACACATTCCAAATTTGATATACCAGTGTCTGCAACACAGAATTCAACATGCAATATTCATCAAGCCAGCGACTTAGCAGAATTATTGAAGGTTACAAAACTAATAGTCTGGGATGAAGCTCTAATGTGTCACAAATTCACTTTTGAGGAACTTGATAAAAGCCTTAAAGACATTATGCACAACAACTTTCCTTTTGGAGGCAAAGTTATAGTTTTTGGTAGTGATTTCCGATAGATACTACCTATTGTTCCAAAAGGTAATCGCTCAGATATTGTCCATGCAACTATAAATGCATCATACATTTGGGATCATTTCTAGATTCTTAGattgacaaaaaacatgaggTTGTTATCAAGTGCTTCCGGGCAGCCCAACAATCAAGAGCTCAAACAATTTTCTGATTGGCTACTCGACATAGGTGATGGCAAAGTTGGACAAGATAATGATGGATTTTTTGAAATCACCATCCCAAATGAGTTCCTTATAACGGACTATACAGATCCTATCCACGCTATTGTTGCAGCCACATATCCAAATTTGATACATAACTATAGCAATATAGATTACTTGCAAAATGGTGTTGTTCTTGCCtctaaaaaagatattattgaCAAAATAAATGATTATGTCTTATCACTGATACCCAATGACGAAAAGGAGTATTGTAGTGCAGATAGTATTGATAAATTAGATGAACTACTCAATTCTGCTTTTGGATTATTGACACTTGAATTTATGAATTCATTGCAAACATCAGGCATAcctaatcataaattaaaacttaaggTTGGTACTCCAATCATGCTGATACAGAATTTGGACCAGGCTGATGGATTGTGCAATGGAACTAGGCTTATTATCACCAAACTTGGTTCTAATGTGGTTGAGTCCAAAGTCATTACTGGGCCTAATACTGGAAATAGAACATACATACCTAGAATAAATATGTCTTCATCTGATTCTCTACGACCATTCAAACTTACTAGGAGACAATGTCCGTTTATAGTTTCTTATGCTATGACTATAAACAAGTCTCAGAGACAATCATTGGAACACATAGGACTGTATTTGCCACACCCAATTTTTAGCCATGGCCAATTATATGTTGCCCTTTCAAGAgttaaaagcaaaaaaggacTACATATTCTTATTCATGAAAATCAAGGTATTCCAAAAAATCTTACCACTAATGTTGTTTACAAGGAAGTATTTGTCAATTTATAAACAGGTATGCTTCCATCCTACAATTCAAAAATGTCGCATTTAAATGCTATTCAAATATTACGCCGATATTCATCCCTGTTATTACAACAACATCTAACTCAACATTGTATATTCCAGCTTTTCCACTCTCAAATCAAAGTTAGACGAGTTAGACCCCGTGCTTAATAAATGCACTGCACAATTGCTACTGCTGTATTTCCCCTTGGTGCATTCTAATCATGGTACATACCCTACTAGATGTAATCATTATCATGCATTCATACTCACTAATTTTAATACGGGGAACTGTATAAAAATCGTGCAAAGCACTCTTCACGTCTATCAGTTGTGACTGTTCGCAACTCTTCTCTGCACCAACCATCGAGGAGTCTCCATTTAATTGGTGGTTTTAAAGAACTAACCGCTCCACCAGTTACAAACCCAAAAAatgcatacacacacacacacacacacacacacacacacacacacatatatatatacacacacacacacatatatactaCATCACCTTTTAAACTCCTTCGTATCTTACGTAAACATACAAACATGAGCACTTCCAGATCCCACTCAACTGTTGTAACTTTTTTCATGCAATTTCTCCTTCTCATCTTTGTTATATCTATTTTGCTTTGTTTGCTTGGTTgcttactatttttatttcattcctgTAGCGTTCATCCGATTGCTTAGCCACCATCAGATTTACTGCACCATTACATGTTCAAAAGGTCAGGATTCACACTCAGGAAAATTTACGTAAAGGGGTCACCTTTAGAAACTATTTACCTAAAGGGGTctcttttaaaagtaattacgGAGGGGGTTTGTTTTGCATGGAAGTCGCTGATGGTGCTGGCGATAAAGCTTGACCCGCCATTGCCATTGGCGTTACAGGACGTGACATGGACGATACCGCCATTTCCACTGGCGAGACGTGGTGACGTGGATGGTACCGCCATTGCCACTGGCGATACAGGCCACGTAGGCAAGTGAAGAAGGTCTCGCCTTCTTTAGTGGCGAGATATGTGAAAAGAAGGTCTCGCCTTCTCTAGTAGCGAGATACGTGGTGCATCACGTGATGAAGCTCAGCCCAGGGTCACAGATTTGCAGTGTTTAGGGTTACAGCTTTGCAGTGTTTAGGGCAGCAGCATGCAGAGTAGTAGGGACTGAAAACGCAGAGTAGCCTTAGCCTTTTGACCGTTGCTTGTTTACGTTtccttctataaaaaaaacctcCAGCAACGTAAATTTTTACGTaaacttctcttctcttctccaaGTTGAGCTTTTctcctttctcctttgttgAGTTTCAGTGAGAGTGTGTGCGTGCTGCGCTTCCTTCAACTTTGCTTTGCTGTGTATTTCTCTTCCATAATTCATTCCTGGTAAgtgattttcttaaataagatttatatattctgatttatatattctgttgttaatattataaaaatagtagGTTTGTTAGTATTAATAGGTATTGTAAGTTTAGGTTAATTAGGATTAATAGGTATTGTAAGGTTAGGTTAGTTACTATgttgttcttaatttttatgtattaatagatatttgaaggttaggttagttagtttggtttgttgtatatatttttagatattatatatgttagtTAGTTTGGtttgttgtatatatttttagatattatatatgtgatataataatattatctttaGAAATATTAGACACACGAAATATACGTAATATTAGCTAGCTGTAGAAATATTAGACACACGTAATATTAGCTAGCtgtagaaatatttttagtcaGCCACACGTATTATTAGCTTTAGAAATATTAGGCACACGTAATATACGTAATATTAGCTAGCTGTAGAAATATTAGGCACAAGTTAATATTAGTTTTaggtatatatttgtaaattttagggCAAacgtaaatttttagtttttgtaatattaagCATTTTacatgtaaataaataattgtaataataGATACACGTAAATTTGCCTTTTTAATGttataattttgtatgttatatatagatagtatagttttaaataaatgaattgataagttaatattgtttgagttaattatttttagtttttagttatatatatatatatatgataagatagtgttagttttagtttgtaggttaatattatttgttttaggaaatttacgttattaaatatatgatacattgtacattattattatttttgtatatatattgtttaaataattttttacatttcaatatttgtttgtattataaataatttgttagtccatattttatttaattatttttttgttaattgtagaatatatttatttatttatttaaatttgtcttcacatgtattttatattatctatagaatatattcaaaattgcccagttttatttattacaaatttattgttatatatttaataacgtttttataaatgtgcgtagtttaatttatattatctacaaataatgtataaattgatttgtgaatttattgtattatattttattttgcagtaGCAATGGCATCTTCATCGTCATGTCCATCACATGTTAAAATTAAGTCTGGCCCTATCGATGATGATGTATTATGGATGCAAcctaagcatgtttcagaacatgtttggaatggggaagaagATCGAAAATTACATATCAGACGAGTTGTCCCCACGTATCAAGGGGAAGAAGAAATTCCAGAGcaaattattcattttcttcGACAATCTGGTTTTTACTGGATTATTAAGATgggatacttaaaaataaatgcctcATTAATTAGTGCTCTgatagaaagatggaggccggaaacacatacgtttcacatgagatgcggagagtgtACTATTACTCTCCAAGACGTCTCTGTATTGTTAGGTATACGTGTGGATGGTTTACCATTAATCGGTCCAACAAATCTTAATTAGGATGATTTATGTAAggaattattgggagtcagaccacaagaaggtgaaattaaaggtagtgtggttaaattaagttggctggctcaccattttgTACAAATAAATAACGACGACGACGAAGAACAAGTATGAAGGTTTGCCCGTGCATGGATACTGAGATTCATTGGAGGTGTCTTGTTCGTTGACAAAAGCAGTAACAAAGTTTCGCTAaggtaccttcaatttttacgtgactttcAAGACTGTGGCACATATGCATGGGGACCTGCCGTACTTGCTTTTCTatacagagagatgtgcagtgccaccgattataaaactaaatcaatcggaggtatgtgcatcttactaCAAATGTGGGCGTGAGAATGATGTCCAaccttggctccaaagaggactccttcCCAAGTAGAAAATAAACCACTGGGGCACAGGTTAGTCATTTTTAAAAGCgtttttcatttcaaaagaataaatggttttagggtatattaaattttaatctttgtaggtggctgcgacgtggaaaccaaCATATCGACAATGATGATGTGAGAGCTTTTCGTCGCAAGTTGGATATTATGAAATGTCATGAGGTAAGAACATGGTattgtatttgtaaaataaaaaatgatatgtgttattttactaaaatgttgACAACTATGTTGTTATATGCTGTTTGTGTGGGAGCCTTACACAACAACTGTTATATCATTGTTGCCTCCCATTTGTGTACTCGGAAGTGTCGCGTGGTGcgcggtggtgccactaatttgtttccaagttattgagtggcaccaaccggaCAGAGTATTGAGACAATTTGGGATGCAGCAACCAATTCCAGAGTCTCCT of the Glycine max cultivar Williams 82 chromosome 13, Glycine_max_v4.0, whole genome shotgun sequence genome contains:
- the LOC121173367 gene encoding uncharacterized protein; amino-acid sequence: MRLLSSASGQPNNQELKQFSDWLLDIGDGKVGQDNDGFFEITIPNEFLITDYTDPIHAIVAATYPNLIHNYSNIDYLQNGVVLASKKDIIDKINDYVLSLIPNDEKEYCSADSIDKLDELLNSAFGLLTLEFMNSLQTSGIPNHKLKLKVGTPIMLIQNLDQADGLCNGTRLIITKLGSNVVESKVITGPNTGNRTYIPRINMSSSDSLRPFKLTRRQCPFIVSYAMTINKSQRQSLEHIGLWLRRGNQHIDNDDVRAFRRKLDIMKCHEAEVAETLQYMVSPQGRNTWTVDDPVPYMEKITILSEEQERITEPVSHGPASERQFPAQ